The Euphorbia lathyris chromosome 3, ddEupLath1.1, whole genome shotgun sequence genome contains a region encoding:
- the LOC136224346 gene encoding novel plant SNARE 13-like has product MATELQMSPQLEQIHGEIKDNFRALLNGFQRLDKIKDSNRQSKQLEELTGKMRDCKRLIKEFDREVKDEESKTPAEVNKQLNDEKQSMIKELNSYVALRKTFMSNLGNKRVELFDMGGGSEPMAEDNVQMASAMSNQELVAAGTKTMDETDQAIERSKKVVAQTVEVGSQTAVTLKGQTEQMERIVNELDTIQFSIKKASKLVKEIGRQVATDKCIMLFLFLIVCGVIAIIVVKIVNPNNKDIRDIPGLAPPAQSRRLLYLRDPEQRFL; this is encoded by the exons ATGGCCACTGAGCTGCAGATGAGCCCCCAGTTGGAGCAGATACATGGTGAAATTAAGGACAATTTCCGAGCTCTTTT AAATGGATTTCAGAGActtgataaaatcaaagatTCCAACAGGCAAAGTAAACAGCTTGAGGAACTCACTGGGAAAATGAGAGATTGTAAAAG ATTGATAAAGGAGTTTGATCGTGAAGTTAAAGATGAGGAGAGCAAAACTCCAGCTGAAGTAAATAAGCAGCTTAATGATGAGAAGCAATCCATG ATAAAGGAGCTGAATTCATATGTGGCTCTTAGGAAAAC CTTTATGAGTAACCTCGGTAATAAAAGAGTTGAACTCTTTGATATGGGAGGGGGCAGTGAACCTATGGCTGAAGACAATGTTCAAATGGCATCAG CAATGTCAAATCAAGAACTTGTTGCTGCTGGCACGAAAACAATGGATGAGACTGATCAAGCCATTGAACGCTCTAAAAAG GTTGTTGCACAAACAGTTGAAGTGGGAAGTCAAACTGCTGTCACCTTAAAAGGCCAA ACTGAGCAAATGGAGCGCATTGTTAATGAGCTGGATACAATCCAATTCTCTATTAAGAAAGCCTCAAAGCTAGTTAAGGAGATTGGTAGACAG GTGGCTACTGATAAATGTATAATGCTATTTCTATTTCTCATTGTCTGCGGTGTGATTGCAATCATCGTTGTGAAG ATTGTGAATCCCAACAATAAAGATATCAGGGACATTCCCGGGTTGGCACCTCCAGCACAGTCGAGGAGGCTTTTGTATCTAAGGGATCCGGAACAACGATTTCTGTAG